A part of Arachis hypogaea cultivar Tifrunner chromosome 12, arahy.Tifrunner.gnm2.J5K5, whole genome shotgun sequence genomic DNA contains:
- the LOC112728299 gene encoding glutathione S-transferase 2-like isoform X2 produces the protein MIVLYSYWLSSCSWRIRFALCLKGIPYEYKAVDLVKGEQFSPEFEKLNPLHCVPVLADDHVVVSDSYAIFLYLEEKYTQKPLLPVDPQIRALNLQIASMINSSIQPYHMISALLLRSYRRMLLENMQQENISTWLMYSWLHRLCKQLIGLIWVNTQIVPERLRDLHFRPRMIFLIKLVPER, from the exons atGATTGTGTTGTACTCTTATTGGTTAAGCTCATGCTCATGGCGTATCCGCTTTGCTTTGTGCCTCAAAG GGATTCCTTATGAGTATAAAGCAGTGGATCTTGTAAAAGGGGAACAGTTTAGTCCAG AGTTTGAGAAATTGAACCCTCTCCATTGTGTTCCGGTATTAGCTGATGATCATGTGGTGGTTTCAGACTCTTATGCAATATTTCTG TATTTGGAGGAAAAGTATACTCAAAAGCCACTTTTGCCAGTTGATCCTCAGATCCGAGCTCTCAATCTTCAG ATAGCAAGTATGATTAACTCCAGCATTCAACCTTATCATATGATTAGTGCTTTG cTCTTGAGAAGTTATAGAAGGATGTTGCTGGAAAATATGCAACAGGAGAACATATCTACATG GCTGATGTATTCTTGGCTCCACAGATTATGCAAGCAGTTAATAGGTTTGATATGGGTTAATACTCAAATTGTCCCTGAAAGATTACGCGATCTTCATTTTCGTCctcgaatgatttttttaatcaaattagtccctgaaagataa
- the LOC112728299 gene encoding glutathione S-transferase 2-like isoform X1: MIVLYSYWLSSCSWRIRFALCLKGIPYEYKAVDLVKGEQFSPEFEKLNPLHCVPVLADDHVVVSDSYAIFLYLEEKYTQKPLLPVDPQIRALNLQIASMINSSIQPYHMISALIWRKCLVLKQNSGHNIRLTKVSWLLRSYRRMLLENMQQENISTWLMYSWLHRLCKQLIGLIWVNTQIVPERLRDLHFRPRMIFLIKLVPER; this comes from the exons atGATTGTGTTGTACTCTTATTGGTTAAGCTCATGCTCATGGCGTATCCGCTTTGCTTTGTGCCTCAAAG GGATTCCTTATGAGTATAAAGCAGTGGATCTTGTAAAAGGGGAACAGTTTAGTCCAG AGTTTGAGAAATTGAACCCTCTCCATTGTGTTCCGGTATTAGCTGATGATCATGTGGTGGTTTCAGACTCTTATGCAATATTTCTG TATTTGGAGGAAAAGTATACTCAAAAGCCACTTTTGCCAGTTGATCCTCAGATCCGAGCTCTCAATCTTCAG ATAGCAAGTATGATTAACTCCAGCATTCAACCTTATCATATGATTAGTGCTTTG ATATGGAGAAAATGTTTGGTGCTGAAACAAAACAGTGGGCACAATATAAGATTGACAAAGGTTTCTTGG cTCTTGAGAAGTTATAGAAGGATGTTGCTGGAAAATATGCAACAGGAGAACATATCTACATG GCTGATGTATTCTTGGCTCCACAGATTATGCAAGCAGTTAATAGGTTTGATATGGGTTAATACTCAAATTGTCCCTGAAAGATTACGCGATCTTCATTTTCGTCctcgaatgatttttttaatcaaattagtccctgaaagataa
- the LOC112728299 gene encoding glutathione S-transferase 1-like isoform X3, with translation MIVLYSYWLSSCSWRIRFALCLKGIPYEYKAVDLVKGEQFSPEFEKLNPLHCVPVLADDHVVVSDSYAIFLYLEEKYTQKPLLPVDPQIRALNLQIASMINSSIQPYHMISALKDMEKMFGAETKQWAQYKIDKGFLALEKL, from the exons atGATTGTGTTGTACTCTTATTGGTTAAGCTCATGCTCATGGCGTATCCGCTTTGCTTTGTGCCTCAAAG GGATTCCTTATGAGTATAAAGCAGTGGATCTTGTAAAAGGGGAACAGTTTAGTCCAG AGTTTGAGAAATTGAACCCTCTCCATTGTGTTCCGGTATTAGCTGATGATCATGTGGTGGTTTCAGACTCTTATGCAATATTTCTG TATTTGGAGGAAAAGTATACTCAAAAGCCACTTTTGCCAGTTGATCCTCAGATCCGAGCTCTCAATCTTCAG ATAGCAAGTATGATTAACTCCAGCATTCAACCTTATCATATGATTAGTGCTTTG AAAGATATGGAGAAAATGTTTGGTGCTGAAACAAAACAGTGGGCACAATATAAGATTGACAAAGGTTTCTTGG cTCTTGAGAAGTTATAG